A single window of Clostridia bacterium DNA harbors:
- the sigG gene encoding RNA polymerase sporulation sigma factor SigG, whose protein sequence is MTNKVEICGANTAELPLMKESEKTELLERIRRGDASARDKLVCGNLRLVLSVIQRFTNRGENPDDLFQVGCIGLIKAIDNFDPSHGVCFSTYAVPMIIGEVRRHLRDNSAVRVSRSIRDTAYRALRAKEELLTKLGREPSVTELAEKMDVPREEVVIAMEAIVDPLSFSEPIYNDGGDAILVMDQISSPRDSDENWIEEIMLKDAINNLSPRQRHILSLRYIKGRTQTEVAAEIGISQAQVSRLEKSALNEIKKQL, encoded by the coding sequence ATGACGAACAAGGTCGAAATATGCGGCGCGAACACCGCGGAGCTTCCGCTGATGAAGGAATCCGAGAAAACCGAGCTGCTCGAAAGGATACGCCGGGGCGACGCATCCGCGCGCGACAAGCTCGTATGCGGCAACCTGCGGCTCGTGCTCAGCGTCATCCAGCGTTTCACCAACCGCGGAGAGAATCCAGACGATCTCTTTCAGGTCGGGTGCATCGGTCTGATAAAGGCGATAGACAACTTCGATCCGTCGCACGGGGTATGCTTCTCGACCTACGCCGTGCCGATGATAATCGGCGAGGTGCGCCGCCACCTGCGCGACAACTCCGCAGTCCGCGTCAGCAGGTCGATACGCGACACCGCCTACCGCGCCCTGCGCGCGAAGGAGGAGCTGCTGACGAAGCTCGGCAGGGAGCCCTCCGTCACCGAGCTGGCGGAAAAGATGGACGTTCCGCGCGAGGAGGTCGTCATCGCGATGGAGGCGATAGTCGATCCGCTTTCGTTCAGCGAGCCGATCTATAACGACGGCGGCGACGCGATACTCGTTATGGACCAGATAAGCAGTCCGCGCGACAGCGACGAGAACTGGATAGAGGAAATAATGCTTAAGGACGCGATAAACAATCTCTCCCCGCGGCAGCGGCACATCCTTTCGCTCCGCTATATCAAGGGCAGGACGCAGACGGAGGTCGCCGCCGAGATCGGCATTTCGCAGGCGCAGGTCTCCCGCCTCGAAAAAAGCGCCCTTAACGAGATAAAGAAACAGCTTTGA
- a CDS encoding glycoside hydrolase family 2, giving the protein MELKYHQDTDKLHIGCEAPRAYYIPYAEGDRVPPREAASALADCGASSLFTSLCGEWRFAFYASPEAVPEEAVGADYPLPEATLNVPSVWQLNGYDKPAYINVRYPFPYDPPFVPRENPAGLYLRDVELTPRGRAYINLEGVDSCFYLWVNGRFAGYSQVSHSTSELDITEHLREGRNRFAILVLKWCDGTYLECQDKWRTSGVFRRVYLLSRSEGHLRDYTVTAGADGALRFEGDAPCRLRLFDGESVIASADCAGSAELRVPSPRLWTAETPELYTLEISAAGEKIYESVGFRSVATDGGVFKVNSAPVKLRGVNRHDSHPERGCAVTTDDMRLDLELMKAHNVNAIRTSHYPNDPRFLKLCDEYGFYVIDEADVEAHGVLTAAPDYALTKDIAEKPMWKNALLDRETRLWARDRNRASVVIWSLGNESFWGGNFIACTDLLHKLDATRPVHYEGASADMTPEGDYPAGVDFISRMYPSLEDIKKQLARPDPRPYFLCEYNHAMGNSGGELADWWELIYSEPRMCGGCVWEWCDHGIKTGENADGSPRFAYGGDFGEAYHDGNFCMDGLVSADRKPHSGLLELKQAYAPFAFNEADGGVRITSRLSFTPSDGYLLKTLGELNGRRVSLKAEAMPRIEPLGSAVIPLRFPDGDGLAAVTFSVLDRNMNEVCFKQFTRGEYALPARSGAEGAAAIAESDTEIRITAGEAEYIVSKLSGLPVSIKAGGEELLAEPAYFSAVRAATDNDVREKEEWRKAGFYDMRAEAREISAVGGAVKARITLGGDVVVPPFAVEAEYRFFADGSCAARFGVEVAESAPSLPRFGLALPLKKDFTRFAWFGRGAGESYPDKTLATRIGRFEAALPERFDYSVKPQDCGERMNVRELTVRGEGAALNVSADADFAFSLSRWDVGELEAAAHDWELPEPKHSVLTVDGALGGIGTNSCGPRLQDKYRFTEKRFSFAFTIKPEKK; this is encoded by the coding sequence ATGGAACTTAAATACCATCAGGATACCGATAAACTGCATATCGGCTGCGAGGCGCCGAGGGCGTATTATATCCCCTACGCCGAGGGCGACCGCGTGCCCCCGCGCGAAGCCGCTTCCGCGCTCGCGGACTGTGGCGCGTCGTCGCTTTTCACGTCGCTCTGCGGCGAGTGGCGCTTCGCGTTTTACGCTTCGCCCGAGGCGGTGCCGGAAGAAGCCGTCGGCGCGGACTATCCGCTGCCGGAAGCGACGCTGAACGTGCCTTCCGTCTGGCAGCTGAACGGTTACGACAAGCCGGCGTATATCAACGTGCGCTATCCGTTCCCCTACGATCCGCCGTTCGTTCCGCGCGAAAACCCCGCCGGGCTCTATCTGCGCGACGTCGAGCTGACTCCGCGCGGGCGCGCTTACATAAACCTCGAGGGCGTCGACTCCTGCTTTTACTTATGGGTGAACGGCCGCTTCGCCGGTTATTCGCAGGTGTCGCACTCGACGAGCGAACTCGATATAACGGAACACCTGCGCGAAGGGCGCAACCGCTTCGCGATACTCGTGCTGAAATGGTGCGACGGGACTTATCTCGAATGTCAGGACAAGTGGCGCACGTCCGGCGTCTTCCGCCGCGTATATCTGCTCTCGCGCAGCGAGGGACATCTGCGCGACTACACCGTTACCGCGGGCGCGGACGGCGCGCTCCGCTTCGAAGGCGACGCGCCCTGCCGTCTGCGGCTTTTCGACGGCGAAAGCGTGATCGCCTCCGCCGACTGCGCGGGAAGCGCGGAGCTGCGCGTTCCTTCGCCTCGGCTGTGGACCGCGGAAACGCCGGAGCTTTACACCCTCGAAATATCCGCCGCGGGCGAAAAGATATACGAAAGCGTCGGCTTCCGCAGCGTCGCCACGGACGGCGGCGTATTCAAGGTCAACTCCGCGCCGGTCAAGCTGCGCGGAGTAAACCGCCACGATTCGCACCCGGAGCGCGGCTGCGCCGTCACGACCGACGATATGCGGCTCGACCTCGAGCTGATGAAGGCGCACAACGTCAACGCGATACGCACCTCGCACTATCCCAACGACCCGCGCTTTCTCAAGCTCTGCGACGAATACGGCTTCTACGTTATCGACGAGGCGGACGTCGAGGCGCACGGTGTACTCACCGCCGCGCCGGACTACGCGCTGACGAAGGATATTGCCGAAAAGCCGATGTGGAAAAACGCCCTGCTCGACCGCGAAACGCGGCTTTGGGCGCGCGACAGAAACCGCGCCTCCGTCGTGATATGGTCGCTCGGCAACGAATCCTTCTGGGGCGGGAACTTCATCGCCTGCACCGACCTGCTGCATAAGCTCGACGCAACGCGCCCGGTGCATTACGAGGGCGCTTCCGCGGATATGACGCCCGAGGGTGACTACCCCGCCGGCGTCGACTTCATAAGCCGTATGTACCCATCGCTCGAGGATATAAAAAAACAGCTCGCGCGCCCCGACCCACGCCCGTATTTCCTCTGCGAATACAATCACGCGATGGGCAACAGCGGCGGCGAGCTCGCCGACTGGTGGGAGCTGATATACTCCGAGCCGCGCATGTGCGGCGGCTGCGTCTGGGAATGGTGCGACCACGGGATAAAGACCGGCGAAAACGCCGACGGCTCCCCGCGCTTCGCCTACGGAGGCGACTTCGGCGAAGCGTATCACGACGGCAACTTCTGCATGGACGGGCTCGTCTCCGCCGACCGTAAGCCGCATTCGGGCCTGCTCGAGCTGAAGCAGGCGTACGCGCCATTCGCCTTCAATGAGGCGGACGGCGGCGTGAGGATAACGAGCCGCCTCTCTTTCACCCCGTCGGACGGGTATCTGCTGAAAACACTCGGCGAGCTGAACGGAAGGCGAGTTTCGCTCAAAGCCGAGGCGATGCCGCGCATCGAGCCGCTCGGAAGCGCGGTCATACCGCTCCGCTTCCCCGACGGCGACGGCCTCGCGGCGGTCACCTTCTCCGTGCTCGACCGGAATATGAACGAGGTCTGCTTCAAGCAGTTCACGCGAGGCGAATACGCGCTCCCCGCGCGTTCCGGCGCCGAGGGCGCGGCCGCGATCGCGGAAAGCGATACCGAAATAAGAATAACCGCCGGCGAGGCGGAATATATCGTATCCAAGCTCTCCGGCCTGCCCGTTTCGATTAAGGCGGGCGGCGAAGAGCTGCTCGCGGAGCCCGCGTATTTCAGCGCCGTGCGCGCCGCGACGGATAACGACGTCCGGGAAAAAGAAGAGTGGCGCAAAGCCGGATTCTACGATATGCGCGCGGAAGCGCGTGAGATAAGCGCCGTAGGCGGCGCGGTAAAAGCGCGGATCACACTCGGCGGCGACGTCGTCGTGCCGCCCTTCGCGGTCGAGGCGGAATATCGCTTCTTCGCCGACGGGAGCTGCGCCGCCCGCTTCGGCGTCGAGGTCGCGGAAAGCGCGCCCTCCCTCCCCCGCTTCGGGCTCGCGCTGCCGCTGAAAAAGGACTTCACGCGCTTCGCGTGGTTCGGGCGCGGCGCGGGCGAAAGCTACCCCGACAAAACGCTCGCGACACGGATAGGCCGCTTCGAGGCGGCGCTGCCCGAACGCTTCGATTACAGCGTCAAGCCGCAGGACTGCGGCGAGCGCATGAACGTCCGCGAGCTGACCGTCCGCGGCGAAGGCGCCGCGCTGAACGTTTCCGCGGACGCGGACTTCGCCTTCTCGCTGTCGCGGTGGGACGTCGGCGAGCTCGAAGCCGCCGCGCACGACTGGGAGCTGCCGGAGCCGAAGCATTCCGTCCTCACCGTAGACGGCGCGCTCGGCGGCATCGGCACGAACAGCTGCGGCCCGCGCCTGCAGGATAAATACCGTTTCACCGAAAAGCGCTTCTCCTTCGCCTTCACGATAAAGCCGGAGAAGAAATAG
- a CDS encoding low molecular weight phosphotyrosine protein phosphatase gives MKKILFVCHGNICRSPMAEYIFRDEARKAGLEARAESAATSGEEIWGGVGNPVYPPVKKLLAERGIDCSDKRARLLTRRDYAGFDLIVVMDGANLRNTLRVFGGDPEGKVRKLLDFTGRGGDVADPWYTRDFTAAERDIDDGVRALIGYLKNV, from the coding sequence ATGAAGAAGATACTGTTCGTCTGCCACGGCAATATATGCCGCAGTCCGATGGCAGAGTATATATTCCGCGACGAAGCCCGCAAAGCGGGGCTTGAAGCGCGCGCCGAGTCCGCCGCGACGAGCGGCGAGGAGATATGGGGCGGCGTGGGCAATCCCGTATATCCGCCGGTGAAAAAACTGCTCGCGGAGCGGGGCATAGACTGTTCGGATAAGCGCGCCCGCCTGCTGACGAGGCGCGACTACGCCGGCTTCGACCTCATCGTCGTGATGGACGGCGCGAACCTCCGCAACACGCTGCGCGTATTCGGCGGCGACCCGGAGGGAAAGGTGCGCAAGCTGCTCGATTTCACGGGCAGGGGAGGCGATGTCGCGGACCCGTGGTATACACGTGATTTCACCGCCGCCGAGCGCGATATCGACGACGGCGTCCGCGCGCTGATCGGGTATTTGAAGAACGTATAA
- a CDS encoding GtrA family protein, which produces MESKGKKEFVRTIKFMLFSISAGIIQIGSFTLMNEVWHLPYWVSYLIALVLSVLWNFTLNRKFTFKSANNVPIAMLKVAGYYAVFTPLSTMLEHYLTMTLGWNEYLVTVINMFINLVTEFLFQRFFVFGKSIDSAVKKNEEVTEESDGYTGIIDE; this is translated from the coding sequence ATGGAAAGCAAAGGCAAAAAAGAGTTCGTGCGCACGATCAAGTTCATGCTTTTTTCTATAAGCGCCGGAATCATACAGATCGGCAGCTTCACTCTGATGAACGAGGTCTGGCACTTGCCCTACTGGGTATCCTACCTGATCGCGCTCGTCCTGTCGGTTCTGTGGAACTTCACGCTCAACCGCAAGTTCACCTTCAAATCCGCAAACAACGTGCCGATCGCGATGCTCAAGGTCGCCGGATACTACGCCGTGTTCACCCCGCTCTCCACAATGCTTGAGCACTATCTGACGATGACGCTCGGGTGGAACGAATACCTCGTCACGGTTATAAATATGTTCATCAACCTCGTTACCGAGTTCCTGTTCCAGCGCTTCTTCGTCTTCGGCAAGTCCATCGACTCCGCCGTCAAGAAGAATGAAGAGGTAACGGAAGAAAGCGACGGCTATACGGGAATCATCGACGAATAA
- a CDS encoding HD domain-containing protein, translating into MTFYMSATIIIELLMIAMTLHVINYSGFTRQQKAWFIMTFASVMVCSAAEFAVHCGYYKPSWAIPLTVITVIQFSASPLLAVFFSGALGQHKESKKAVRFFMINAVIEIVSAPFGWVFYFDAEGYHRGKFFIIYTVCYFLALLYLIISMIVVGRKFRHRDTLTIGMVLVILIAGIIPMTLMEIHIAYISIGIAACLCYIYYNDLVQEDIHADLVANQEKITVMQKHTISGLANLIESRDTDTGEHVSRTGAYVKAIAENAMAERIYPDEIDERFVSLLSTLAPMHDVGKILVPDSILRKPGRLTDEEYEIMKTHASKGGDVVRQMLKGITDEEYLKFASDIATYHHERWDGAGYPEGLSGENIPLAARIMAIADVFDALVSERCYKKAIPVDKALEIIRFEAGAHFDPKLAEIFLKYYPFSKEEND; encoded by the coding sequence ATGACCTTTTACATGAGCGCTACAATCATCATAGAGCTGCTTATGATAGCCATGACGCTGCACGTGATAAACTACTCCGGCTTCACGCGTCAGCAGAAGGCCTGGTTCATTATGACCTTCGCCTCGGTTATGGTGTGCTCCGCCGCCGAATTCGCCGTCCACTGCGGGTATTACAAGCCGTCCTGGGCGATACCGCTGACGGTAATAACGGTCATCCAGTTCTCGGCCTCGCCGCTGCTGGCGGTCTTCTTTTCCGGCGCGCTCGGTCAGCATAAGGAATCTAAAAAGGCCGTGCGGTTCTTTATGATAAACGCGGTGATCGAGATAGTTTCCGCGCCGTTCGGCTGGGTGTTTTATTTCGACGCCGAAGGGTATCACCGCGGAAAGTTCTTTATTATCTACACCGTCTGCTACTTCCTCGCGCTGCTTTATCTGATAATCAGCATGATCGTGGTCGGAAGAAAGTTCCGCCACAGAGACACGCTGACGATAGGAATGGTGCTCGTAATACTCATCGCGGGCATTATCCCGATGACGTTGATGGAGATACATATAGCATATATCAGCATCGGTATCGCCGCCTGCCTCTGCTACATCTACTATAACGACCTCGTGCAGGAGGATATACACGCCGACCTGGTCGCAAATCAGGAAAAGATAACCGTTATGCAGAAGCATACGATATCGGGGCTGGCGAACCTCATCGAGAGCCGCGACACCGATACAGGCGAGCACGTTTCACGCACCGGCGCCTACGTCAAGGCGATCGCCGAGAACGCGATGGCCGAGCGGATCTATCCGGACGAGATAGACGAGCGTTTCGTCTCCCTGCTCTCCACGCTCGCGCCGATGCACGACGTCGGCAAGATACTCGTTCCGGACAGCATACTGCGCAAGCCCGGCAGACTGACGGACGAAGAATACGAGATAATGAAAACTCACGCCTCCAAAGGCGGAGACGTCGTAAGGCAGATGCTGAAGGGCATCACCGACGAAGAATACCTGAAGTTCGCCTCCGACATAGCGACCTACCATCACGAGCGCTGGGACGGCGCAGGATACCCCGAAGGTCTTTCCGGTGAGAACATCCCGCTCGCCGCGAGGATAATGGCGATCGCCGACGTCTTCGACGCGCTGGTTTCCGAGCGCTGCTACAAGAAGGCGATCCCCGTCGACAAGGCGCTCGAGATAATCCGCTTCGAAGCCGGCGCGCACTTCGATCCGAAGCTCGCGGAGATATTCCTCAAATACTATCCGTTCTCGAAAGAAGAAAACGATTGA
- a CDS encoding HD domain-containing protein — MDYNFYLFAIVITELLMLAMLIHVVTYSAFTKGQKRWYICTFLAVMLCAGAEVLALKFSGSGGGVVVPLSILTAVQFSITPMLPVFFAGALGMRRMIKVSGALLLIHAAIELLSLYFGWVFYFDENGTYFRGKYYIIYEAFYIVSLLFLIGSLIMVGRRFKHRDVLTIVMIPVIMAAGIIPLIFFKIYTDYIAIGVCASLCYIYYNDLVQQDAKAKLVADQKVISGMQENIITGMASLIESRDAETGEHVSRTSNLVKSIAENARNDGVYADALDDRFVTELYALAPMHDVGKIVVPDDILKKPGKLTPEEFEQMKRHASEGGTVIRQILSGITDEEYLKFASAIATCHHERWDGSGYPEGLSGEDIPLAARIMAIADVYDALISERCYKKAIPVGEALEIIRDESGSHFDPKLAEVFLKHVANE, encoded by the coding sequence ATGGATTATAACTTTTACTTATTCGCAATAGTTATCACGGAGCTGCTGATGCTCGCGATGCTCATACACGTCGTGACTTATTCGGCGTTCACAAAGGGGCAGAAGCGCTGGTATATCTGCACCTTCCTCGCCGTAATGCTCTGCGCGGGCGCGGAAGTCCTGGCGCTGAAGTTCAGCGGCAGCGGCGGCGGCGTGGTAGTCCCGCTGTCGATTCTGACGGCGGTGCAGTTCTCGATCACCCCGATGCTGCCCGTCTTCTTCGCGGGCGCACTCGGTATGCGCCGCATGATAAAGGTCTCCGGCGCGCTGCTGCTGATACACGCGGCGATCGAGCTGCTTTCGCTGTATTTCGGCTGGGTATTCTACTTCGACGAGAACGGCACCTACTTCCGCGGCAAATATTACATAATCTACGAAGCGTTTTATATAGTCAGTCTGCTCTTCCTCATCGGAAGTCTGATAATGGTCGGCAGGCGCTTCAAGCACAGGGACGTTCTCACGATCGTAATGATACCGGTAATAATGGCGGCCGGAATCATCCCGCTTATCTTCTTTAAGATTTATACCGACTATATCGCCATCGGTGTCTGCGCGAGTCTCTGTTACATCTATTACAACGATCTGGTCCAGCAGGACGCGAAAGCAAAGCTCGTAGCGGACCAGAAAGTAATATCGGGTATGCAGGAGAACATCATAACCGGAATGGCGAGCTTGATAGAAAGCCGCGACGCAGAGACCGGCGAGCACGTTTCGCGCACGAGCAACCTCGTCAAGAGCATCGCCGAAAACGCCCGAAACGACGGAGTCTACGCCGACGCGCTTGACGACCGTTTCGTTACCGAGCTCTACGCGCTCGCGCCGATGCACGACGTCGGCAAGATAGTCGTTCCGGACGATATACTGAAGAAACCCGGCAAGCTGACACCCGAGGAATTCGAGCAGATGAAGCGCCACGCCTCCGAAGGCGGCACGGTCATCAGACAGATACTCAGCGGCATCACCGACGAGGAATACCTGAAGTTCGCCTCCGCTATAGCGACCTGCCATCACGAACGCTGGGACGGGAGCGGCTATCCGGAAGGACTCTCCGGCGAGGATATTCCGCTCGCCGCGAGAATAATGGCGATCGCCGACGTCTACGACGCGCTGATCTCCGAACGCTGCTACAAAAAGGCGATCCCGGTCGGCGAGGCGCTCGAGATCATACGCGATGAATCCGGCTCGCACTTCGATCCGAAACTCGCGGAAGTGTTTTTAAAACACGTCGCGAATGAGTAA
- a CDS encoding MarR family transcriptional regulator, translating into MDKYDALKLENQICFPLYAASREMIKKYTPHLKELDLTYTQYIAMMVFWQEKEISVKELGAKLFLDSGTLTPVLKSLEEKGCVKRRRSPDDERVVLVAVTERGEALRERALSVPEKVSGCVRLEPEEAIKLYELLYKVLALLK; encoded by the coding sequence ATGGACAAATACGACGCGCTCAAGCTTGAAAATCAAATATGCTTTCCGCTCTACGCGGCGTCGCGCGAGATGATCAAGAAATACACGCCGCATCTGAAGGAGCTTGATCTGACCTATACGCAGTATATCGCGATGATGGTCTTCTGGCAGGAAAAGGAGATAAGCGTCAAGGAGCTCGGCGCGAAGCTTTTTCTCGACAGCGGCACGCTGACTCCGGTGCTCAAGAGTCTGGAGGAGAAGGGCTGCGTCAAACGCCGCCGTTCGCCCGACGACGAACGCGTCGTGCTCGTCGCTGTCACCGAACGGGGTGAAGCGCTCAGGGAACGCGCGCTTTCCGTGCCGGAAAAGGTTTCCGGCTGCGTCCGGCTCGAGCCCGAAGAGGCGATCAAGCTTTACGAGCTGCTCTATAAGGTGCTGGCATTGCTGAAATGA
- a CDS encoding flavodoxin family protein, whose amino-acid sequence MKIAVSYYTRSGNTGKLAEAIASALGVTARPVADGLEGEADMLFLGSSPYAFDVDDAIKEFVAACAGKVGVIVCFGTSASGMSTRKKIKAAADKAGVKVSEEYFNCPGRFKFMHKGRPNEADAAAAAKFAVETRDKLASEA is encoded by the coding sequence ATGAAGATCGCCGTATCCTATTACACCAGATCCGGCAACACCGGAAAACTCGCGGAAGCGATCGCCTCGGCGCTCGGCGTGACGGCTCGCCCCGTCGCCGACGGGCTCGAAGGCGAAGCAGATATGCTTTTCCTCGGCAGCTCGCCCTACGCCTTCGACGTTGATGACGCGATAAAGGAATTCGTCGCCGCCTGCGCCGGAAAGGTAGGGGTCATCGTTTGCTTCGGCACGTCCGCTTCGGGAATGTCCACGCGCAAAAAGATAAAAGCGGCGGCAGACAAGGCGGGAGTCAAGGTGAGCGAAGAATACTTCAACTGCCCCGGGCGCTTCAAATTTATGCATAAGGGACGCCCGAACGAAGCTGACGCCGCGGCTGCGGCGAAGTTTGCCGTGGAAACGCGCGATAAGCTCGCGTCCGAGGCGTAG
- a CDS encoding TIGR03905 family TSCPD domain-containing protein has product MRYDYRTENVCSQVISFDIDGDVISNIEFYGGCNGNLKAISKLVDGWTVEKIEQYLLGNTCGRRPTSCADQLAKAVRKAYNETHAA; this is encoded by the coding sequence ATGCGTTACGATTACAGAACCGAAAACGTCTGCTCTCAGGTCATCAGCTTTGACATCGACGGCGACGTTATAAGCAACATAGAGTTTTACGGCGGCTGCAACGGCAATCTCAAGGCGATAAGTAAGCTCGTCGACGGCTGGACTGTGGAGAAGATCGAGCAGTATCTGCTCGGCAACACCTGCGGACGCCGCCCGACTTCCTGCGCGGATCAGCTCGCGAAGGCGGTCAGAAAGGCCTATAACGAAACGCACGCCGCGTAA
- a CDS encoding glutathione peroxidase → MSIYDFKVKTMDGGEVSLADYKGKVLLIVNTATGCGFTPQYDGLQDLYEAHQADGLEILDFPCNQFHEQAPGDDVDIHSFCTGRYGITFPQFSKIDVIGENADPLFKYLSENTRFEGFGKSPMSLILKGVVKKMDKDYKNNGNVKWNFTKFLISREGEILARFEPTLPMDEVTKKVEEAL, encoded by the coding sequence ATGTCAATCTATGATTTCAAGGTCAAAACGATGGATGGCGGCGAGGTCTCGCTGGCGGACTACAAGGGAAAGGTGCTGCTTATCGTGAACACGGCGACGGGCTGCGGCTTCACCCCGCAATACGACGGGCTGCAGGATCTTTACGAAGCGCATCAGGCGGACGGTCTGGAGATACTCGACTTTCCCTGCAACCAGTTCCACGAGCAGGCGCCCGGCGACGACGTGGATATCCACAGCTTCTGCACCGGCCGCTACGGGATAACCTTCCCGCAGTTCTCGAAGATCGACGTCATCGGCGAAAACGCCGATCCCCTCTTCAAATATCTCTCCGAGAACACGCGGTTCGAGGGCTTCGGCAAGAGCCCGATGTCGCTCATCCTCAAGGGCGTCGTCAAAAAGATGGATAAGGATTATAAGAATAACGGCAACGTGAAGTGGAACTTCACAAAGTTCCTCATAAGCCGCGAAGGGGAGATCCTCGCCCGTTTCGAGCCCACGCTCCCGATGGACGAGGTAACGAAAAAGGTCGAGGAGGCGCTCTGA